A genomic window from Vicia villosa cultivar HV-30 ecotype Madison, WI unplaced genomic scaffold, Vvil1.0 ctg.001498F_1_1, whole genome shotgun sequence includes:
- the LOC131635484 gene encoding F-box/kelch-repeat protein At3g06240-like, giving the protein MEKSVTPRSKKVSNNIPDDVSLSILSKLSLKSLKRFECVCKQWSILFENPYFMNTYRNHIIHTNHSHYDYYDDDDDESLILQHAILIDPVVTPGPTHWSTLYFVSGERFENRFKLNFSLPFQVLGPDVNIVGSTSINGTLCLSNLLDDERNVVLWNPITDEFTVIPPSHVESSPYRTFIAIVHGFGYDHLNDDYKVIRYVEFNSLSFSEIYCRDLSENDPSLDVYEEPVWEIYSLKNHSWKKLDVDMSMVLRPKTGKDLIRFYMDGMCHWWDKIEKDNDGSYFVSFDVSNEVCVTTHMPLEIGDTFDLRSVKRHLVMLNKSIGLISYSEETNTLHVSVLGEIGVKESWTKLFIIGSLPYVDYPVEAGRNGDIFFVKKDGELACFNLDTRTVKELGVEGIMSQMVIYKKKSLLSIRGINK; this is encoded by the coding sequence ATGGAGAAATCTGTCACCCCAAGGAGCAAAAAGGTTAGCAATAACATACCTGATGACGTTTCACTCTCCATTCTATCAAAACTATCTCTAAAATCTCTCAAGAGATTTGAATGTGTATGTAAACAATGGTCAATCTTATTCGAAAACCCTTATTTCATGAATACCTACCGCAATCATATCATACATACAAATCATTCTCATTATGATtactatgatgatgatgatgatgaatctcTCATCTTACAACATGCTATACTGATTGACCCCGTAGTTACTCCCGGCCCCACACACTGGTCCACCTTGTATTTCGTTTCTGGTGAGAGATTTGAGAACAGGTTCAAATTGAATTTTTCACTTCCATTTCAAGTCCTTGGTCCAGATGTTAATATTGTCGGGTCTACAAGTATCAATGGCACTCTTTGTCTCTCTAATTTATTGGATGATGAGAGGAATGTTGTATTGTGGAATCCAATTACCGACGAATTCACTGTCATTCCTCCTAGCCATGTCGAGTCCTCACCTTACAGGACTTTTATTGCTATTGTTCATGGATTTGGTTATGATCATCTTAACGATGACTATAAGGTGATTCGCTATGTAGAATTTAATAGCCTATCTTTCAGTGAAATTTACTGTCGGGATTTGTCAGAGAATGATCCATCATTAGATGTATATGAGGAACCGGTATGGGAGATATATAGTCTTAAAAACCACTCTTGGAAGAAACTTGATGTTGACATGTCTATGGTGCTGCGCCCTAAAACTGGGAAAGACCTTATCCGATTCTACATGGATGGAATGTGTCATTGGTGGGATAAAATTGAAAAAGACAATGATGGATCATATTTTGTTTCATTTGATGTCAGCAATGAGGTGTGTGTTACAACACACATGCCCTTGGAAATCGGTGATACTTTTGATCTTAGATCGGTGAAGAGACATTTGGTGATGTTGAATAAGTCCATTGGTTTGATCTCATATAGTGAGGAGACGAATACTCTTCACGTGTCAGTTTTAGGTGAAATTGGTGTAAAGGAATCGTGGACCAAACTTTTCATTATTGGGTCATTGCCTTATGTTGACTATCCCGTTGAAGCAGGGAGGAATGGTGACATATTCTTCGTTAAAAAAGATGGAGAACTAGCTTGTTTTAATTTGGATACCCGGACTGTTAAGGAGCTTGGTGTAGAGGGAATCATGAGTCAAAtggtaatttataaaaaaaaaagcctTCTTTCGATCAgaggaataaataaataa